The proteins below come from a single Bacillota bacterium genomic window:
- the cas4 gene encoding CRISPR-associated protein Cas4, translating to MMLKVSDVKQFLYCPRVVYFTYVMPVHRKVTRKMEYGKEEHLELERLEKRRGFRSYDLSSGERRYRTKLYSERLGMEGVLDMHIMCGSGCFPVEFKHTSRHPGLNHKYQLVCYAMLLEDRYGKPVRHGYLYLIPGKRVHVVEMTPNARTFVRKTLSRIRLMIARESFPAAPGRPARCFECEYRNYCADVG from the coding sequence ATGATGCTCAAAGTCAGTGACGTAAAGCAGTTTCTCTACTGCCCGCGGGTGGTCTACTTCACTTACGTGATGCCGGTGCACCGGAAAGTGACACGCAAGATGGAATACGGCAAGGAGGAGCATCTGGAGCTGGAAAGGCTAGAAAAGCGGCGCGGATTCCGTAGTTACGATCTGTCCTCAGGGGAGCGGCGTTATCGCACCAAGCTTTACTCCGAGCGCCTGGGCATGGAGGGTGTGCTGGACATGCACATTATGTGCGGCTCCGGCTGTTTTCCGGTGGAGTTCAAGCACACGTCCCGCCACCCGGGGCTGAATCACAAGTACCAGCTGGTCTGCTACGCGATGCTGCTCGAGGACCGGTACGGAAAACCGGTGCGGCACGGCTACCTGTACCTGATCCCGGGAAAGCGCGTCCACGTGGTGGAGATGACGCCGAACGCCCGGACGTTCGTGCGAAAAACACTAAGCCGGATCAGGCTGATGATCGCCCGCGAGAGCTTTCCCGCGGCCCCCGGGAGACCGGCGCGCTGCTTCGAGTGCGAATACCGCAACTACTGTGCGGACGTGGGCTAG
- the cas2 gene encoding CRISPR-associated endonuclease Cas2 — MKTLVSYDIVEDKIRRKVFEACKDYGLINVQYSLFFGDMTHNRREELFQRLRRIIGREEGKVLICPVCDKDLRLSKAIEVSAGMPAEAAEAVEAAASSTGRGRKKAKAG, encoded by the coding sequence GTGAAGACGCTCGTGTCCTACGACATCGTGGAAGACAAGATCCGGCGCAAGGTGTTCGAGGCGTGCAAGGATTACGGCCTGATAAACGTGCAGTACTCGCTTTTCTTCGGCGACATGACTCATAACCGCCGCGAAGAACTGTTCCAGCGGCTCCGGAGGATTATCGGGCGCGAGGAGGGGAAGGTGCTGATCTGCCCGGTGTGTGACAAGGACCTGCGCCTTTCGAAGGCCATAGAGGTGTCCGCGGGGATGCCTGCAGAGGCCGCGGAGGCTGTGGAGGCCGCCGCATCGTCCACCGGACGCGGCCGAAAGAAGGCGAAGGCCGGATGA
- the cas1 gene encoding CRISPR-associated endonuclease Cas1 gives MHLVVSDYGCALGKKSERLLVRQKGEVLSETPFYDIKQITISGRGVSLSTDVIQECLEHGIQINFISFSGKPYAKLAAPNLTGTVLTRREQLKAYDDRRGVILAKAFVEGKLKNQVNVLKYFAKYRRGADTEKYAEIYRKIEGIEEVRSRLSTLDAAHIDDLRGQLFAIEGRGAHHYWDALGLLIGDRIEFQGRERRGATDPFNSALNYGYGILYSQVEGAILLAGLDSFAGFLHTDRPGKPSMVLDLVEEFRAVTVDRVVVAMVTKGPGIEMEADKLGDETRKELGRRVLDRLEGEEGFEGKKHKLRNIIQMQARRVAGFVRGEGKYKPFTGSW, from the coding sequence ATGCATCTTGTCGTTTCGGACTACGGATGTGCGCTGGGGAAGAAGAGCGAGCGGCTGTTGGTGCGGCAAAAGGGAGAGGTGTTGAGTGAGACCCCGTTTTACGACATAAAACAGATCACCATTTCCGGGCGCGGGGTTTCCCTCTCCACGGATGTCATCCAGGAATGCCTGGAGCACGGCATTCAGATCAACTTCATCTCCTTCTCCGGCAAACCGTACGCCAAACTGGCGGCGCCGAACCTGACCGGCACGGTGCTCACGCGGCGGGAACAGTTGAAGGCCTACGACGACCGGCGGGGCGTAATTCTGGCGAAGGCTTTCGTCGAGGGGAAGCTGAAGAACCAGGTCAACGTGCTCAAGTATTTCGCCAAGTACCGGCGCGGCGCCGACACGGAAAAGTATGCCGAGATCTACCGGAAAATCGAGGGGATCGAAGAAGTCCGCAGCCGGCTGTCAACTTTGGATGCGGCACACATTGATGATCTGCGGGGACAGTTGTTCGCCATCGAAGGTCGGGGGGCGCATCATTACTGGGACGCTCTGGGGTTGCTCATCGGGGACCGGATCGAATTCCAGGGCCGGGAACGCCGCGGGGCGACCGACCCTTTCAATTCGGCGCTCAACTACGGCTACGGCATTCTGTACTCCCAGGTGGAAGGGGCGATCCTGCTGGCCGGCCTTGACTCCTTCGCCGGCTTCCTGCACACCGACCGCCCCGGCAAACCGTCCATGGTGCTGGATCTGGTGGAGGAGTTCCGGGCGGTGACCGTGGACCGGGTGGTCGTGGCGATGGTGACCAAAGGGCCTGGCATCGAAATGGAAGCGGACAAGTTGGGCGACGAAACCAGAAAGGAGCTGGGCCGGCGGGTCCTGGACCGCCTGGAGGGCGAAGAGGGCTTCGAGGGCAAGAAACACAAGCTGAGGAACATCATTCAGATGCAGGCGCGGCGGGTGGCCGGCTTTGTCCGGGGCGAGGGGAAGTACAAGCCCTTCACGGGGAGCTGGTAG
- a CDS encoding nucleotidyltransferase domain-containing protein → MIDDLKKALKALTEHFSQREEVLFAYVHGSVLERPNPNDVDVAVYVKESLVPRERALDYELRQSVLLNRVVGGEADLKVLNYAPAAFAYHATAGVLVFCRDEEARYAFLENTWREYFDYLPYIRQYLRDILTR, encoded by the coding sequence GTGATCGATGATTTAAAAAAAGCACTTAAAGCACTTACCGAGCACTTTTCCCAGCGTGAGGAAGTTCTTTTCGCTTACGTGCACGGTTCTGTCCTGGAAAGGCCGAACCCAAACGATGTCGATGTCGCCGTATACGTAAAAGAATCGCTTGTGCCCAGGGAGAGAGCATTGGACTACGAGTTGAGGCAATCGGTATTGCTGAACAGGGTGGTGGGCGGGGAGGCGGACCTCAAAGTGTTGAATTATGCTCCCGCGGCGTTTGCTTATCACGCTACGGCTGGTGTTTTGGTGTTCTGTCGTGATGAGGAAGCGCGGTACGCCTTTTTGGAGAATACCTGGCGGGAGTATTTCGACTACCTCCCGTACATCCGGCAGTACTTGCGTGATATCTTGACCCGCTGA
- a CDS encoding DUF86 domain-containing protein, which produces MKNYNVDMLRQKATDIRRAQRVLAGYAVLDKEGFLADDTVVSSAKYQLIVLAEAAQAICNHIVARVAERTPIGYGDCYLILGEQGVVSPVLAERLADMAKFRNLVVHQYGTVDDGRVFEIIRRDVQDLDLFLAAVSIFLGDELK; this is translated from the coding sequence ATGAAAAACTACAATGTTGACATGCTTCGCCAAAAGGCCACCGATATTCGCCGGGCACAAAGAGTGCTTGCCGGCTACGCCGTGCTGGACAAGGAAGGATTCCTGGCTGACGACACCGTCGTCTCGTCGGCGAAGTATCAACTTATTGTGTTGGCTGAAGCAGCCCAGGCCATCTGTAACCATATTGTAGCCCGGGTAGCGGAGCGAACACCCATCGGATACGGCGACTGTTACTTGATCCTTGGAGAGCAGGGGGTAGTTTCTCCCGTTTTGGCTGAGCGGCTCGCGGATATGGCCAAGTTCCGCAACTTGGTGGTTCATCAATACGGAACAGTTGATGATGGCAGGGTGTTTGAAATAATCAGGCGCGATGTTCAAGACTTGGATCTGTTTCTTGCCGCGGTGTCTATTTTTCTTGGGGATGAACTAAAGTGA
- a CDS encoding DevR family CRISPR-associated autoregulator has translation MKLHSLAISGLVTMNLHALNNEGAEGNTLMTRMVEIVDGEGQLHTVNAISGDMFKHIQAQHLFHEAKLSGLPLCAGCMQFDANRIARDSELAEQVEKSPEYVEAKGNGKTDSYNLSRVLQACAVDDCEGILLTGWAGSKALARKSCIEFGWVVGRPANTRTEMYMHAKYVPEGRGTGSGSEQNLGQNIFHRPASSGQYAVVLNVDLYRVGRNDITLYYDLENEERLKRIQALLKSVLYTFIKPTGAHRNTQHPHILDFTGVVSTSTSSVPAPTVSALKDDYEKELKLISQHLNSLYSEKYVDVYGFIGLADFSKIMGNVVKTVELWGD, from the coding sequence ATGAAACTTCACTCTCTGGCCATATCGGGTCTGGTTACAATGAACCTTCATGCCTTGAATAACGAGGGTGCAGAAGGCAATACACTGATGACGCGTATGGTGGAAATTGTTGACGGTGAGGGTCAGTTGCACACGGTGAACGCCATTTCCGGTGACATGTTCAAACACATACAAGCTCAACACCTCTTTCACGAGGCGAAACTGTCGGGCTTGCCTCTGTGTGCCGGCTGCATGCAGTTTGATGCCAACCGCATTGCCCGGGACTCCGAGTTGGCGGAGCAAGTAGAGAAGAGCCCCGAATATGTGGAGGCAAAAGGGAACGGAAAGACTGATTCCTACAACCTTAGCCGGGTGCTGCAGGCTTGTGCGGTGGACGATTGTGAAGGAATCCTGCTTACCGGCTGGGCTGGGTCCAAGGCCTTAGCGAGAAAGTCCTGCATTGAATTCGGATGGGTGGTTGGTCGTCCGGCAAACACGCGTACGGAAATGTACATGCACGCTAAGTATGTTCCTGAGGGTCGCGGAACAGGATCGGGATCAGAACAGAATCTCGGTCAGAATATTTTTCACAGACCGGCCTCAAGTGGCCAGTATGCGGTAGTATTAAACGTCGATCTATATCGTGTTGGGCGGAACGACATCACCTTGTACTACGACCTGGAGAATGAAGAACGACTTAAGCGCATCCAGGCTTTGCTCAAGAGTGTGCTCTACACCTTCATTAAGCCCACAGGTGCTCATAGAAACACCCAGCATCCACATATTCTAGATTTCACCGGTGTTGTCTCCACGTCAACCAGTTCAGTGCCGGCACCGACCGTAAGCGCATTGAAGGACGACTACGAAAAAGAACTAAAGCTTATTTCCCAACACCTTAATTCTCTTTATTCAGAAAAGTACGTCGACGTTTATGGATTCATAGGTTTGGCCGATTTCAGTAAGATAATGGGCAATGTGGTGAAGACGGTAGAGCTGTGGGGGGATTAG
- the cas3 gene encoding CRISPR-associated helicase Cas3', translating to MNNQKLNQLFQTLMDRPDVCLYPYQEKASMALLSAHNVILRAPTGAGKTWAALLPFLYAKRTGIQFVDRVLYALPLRSLASQLHASTMDACHKAGWAVERAYDVTNTGGAGTKKLFVTIQTGERQEDSFFRGDIIFTTIDQLLSSYILDPVSLPGRLANINTGALLGSLLVFDEFHLLEPDKSMGTAIEMLDRLRPYCRFVLMTATLSDIAVQWLRERFGAQVIELTIDEIQFIEGFKRTPTRRKWIWSEDPLLAKTIISEHRQRSLVILNSVGRAQEIYRELVRLKPKGTDVCLLHSRFFSDDRLPKERQVILRLGKDNQFSSEDFILVSTQVVEAGMDFSVDVLHTELAPMNSLVQRAGRCVRYGGEGLVKVYPVVSVAPYGSKVVDKTADVLCRISEKVLLAQDEEEAVNAVHGSFERDELREYDNLYHRRILVAEAMDGLRPGARQELIRDVNTINVLLVSEPENVRFDIPSQWPEMLSVPYGTLRGFASKTEAGPDDWVVAVPVESDEKAESEHGLRFRWERLASAQAGLPWMVVINPRYARYSPEEGLVLGDSGQEVPVSYRSRQVQAKYHYRCETYLDHARLVLNQLEGILGRDVCTHRFLAEGLGVPTKTIVQALRLGTVLHDVGKLSVGWQNTARKWQEHKTPGRAPKEPLAHTDFDPKTDWDVRRNFPDHPAHAVEGAYAVTECLSTLFEDAPGVALCIATAIARHHSGHARTLKDYSLVSGAADIVGRFIEELGLPPLKQLLDKPDNLTCGRDGDFARSLLAAAREDDAKWLPLYWYLVRCLRLADQAGTAEGGKR from the coding sequence ATGAATAATCAGAAACTGAATCAACTGTTCCAGACACTTATGGACAGGCCGGACGTATGTCTGTATCCCTATCAGGAGAAGGCCAGTATGGCCCTGCTTTCGGCTCACAATGTGATTCTTCGAGCACCTACAGGAGCTGGGAAGACATGGGCGGCACTTCTGCCTTTCCTGTACGCGAAAAGAACTGGCATTCAATTTGTAGACCGTGTTCTGTACGCTCTACCCCTGCGCAGCTTGGCATCCCAGCTTCACGCATCAACAATGGACGCTTGTCATAAGGCTGGATGGGCAGTGGAAAGGGCTTATGACGTTACCAACACGGGAGGGGCTGGGACTAAGAAACTCTTTGTCACTATCCAAACGGGCGAACGGCAGGAAGATTCCTTCTTCCGAGGCGATATTATCTTTACAACAATAGACCAGCTATTGTCTTCATACATACTCGATCCCGTTTCGCTACCGGGCCGGCTGGCCAACATAAATACCGGGGCGCTATTGGGCAGCCTGTTGGTTTTCGATGAGTTCCACCTCCTGGAACCGGACAAGTCGATGGGTACGGCTATTGAAATGCTTGATCGGCTCCGTCCGTATTGCCGTTTCGTGCTTATGACGGCGACGTTATCGGACATAGCAGTACAGTGGCTGAGGGAACGGTTTGGTGCTCAGGTTATCGAGCTTACGATAGATGAAATCCAGTTCATTGAAGGTTTTAAGCGAACCCCTACCAGGCGCAAGTGGATTTGGTCTGAAGATCCCTTGTTGGCAAAGACGATCATTTCAGAGCACCGTCAACGTAGTCTGGTTATTCTTAACTCTGTCGGCCGCGCTCAAGAAATCTACAGGGAACTGGTCAGGCTTAAACCGAAAGGGACCGATGTGTGTCTACTGCATTCAAGGTTTTTCTCGGATGATCGTTTGCCTAAGGAACGCCAAGTCATTTTACGATTGGGGAAAGACAACCAGTTTAGTAGTGAGGACTTCATTCTGGTGAGCACGCAGGTAGTGGAAGCCGGAATGGACTTTTCGGTTGACGTGTTACACACCGAATTGGCGCCCATGAACAGTCTAGTACAACGAGCTGGGCGTTGTGTGCGCTACGGCGGGGAAGGTCTGGTAAAAGTCTATCCGGTCGTGAGCGTAGCCCCTTACGGTAGCAAGGTTGTAGACAAAACCGCAGATGTCCTCTGCAGGATTTCTGAGAAAGTGCTCCTGGCTCAAGATGAAGAGGAAGCAGTCAACGCCGTTCACGGTTCTTTCGAGCGTGATGAACTACGCGAGTATGATAATCTGTATCACCGTAGAATCTTGGTAGCCGAGGCAATGGACGGTCTCCGTCCGGGGGCAAGACAGGAATTGATCAGGGACGTTAATACCATAAACGTTCTACTGGTAAGTGAACCTGAGAATGTTCGGTTTGACATTCCTAGCCAATGGCCGGAAATGCTGTCGGTGCCTTATGGTACATTGCGTGGATTTGCAAGCAAGACAGAGGCTGGGCCGGACGATTGGGTGGTCGCGGTGCCAGTAGAGTCCGACGAAAAGGCGGAGAGTGAGCACGGCCTTCGATTCCGTTGGGAGAGACTTGCATCCGCCCAGGCCGGACTGCCCTGGATGGTCGTGATTAACCCCCGGTATGCTCGTTATTCACCGGAAGAAGGCTTGGTGCTTGGTGATAGCGGTCAGGAAGTACCGGTTAGTTACCGATCAAGGCAGGTTCAGGCAAAGTACCATTATCGTTGTGAGACCTACCTGGACCATGCAAGGCTGGTTTTGAACCAGCTTGAGGGAATCTTGGGCCGGGATGTATGCACTCATCGCTTTCTAGCTGAAGGCCTTGGGGTGCCAACGAAGACAATTGTGCAGGCACTGCGCCTTGGCACAGTCCTTCACGATGTAGGCAAACTCAGCGTCGGTTGGCAGAATACCGCCCGGAAGTGGCAGGAGCACAAGACACCAGGACGGGCACCAAAGGAACCTCTTGCTCACACGGACTTTGATCCGAAAACTGACTGGGATGTACGGCGGAATTTCCCGGATCATCCTGCCCACGCGGTGGAGGGAGCGTATGCGGTCACCGAGTGTCTATCAACATTGTTTGAAGACGCTCCAGGAGTGGCTTTATGTATCGCAACGGCCATTGCTCGGCACCACAGCGGCCATGCCCGAACGCTCAAGGACTATTCTCTAGTTTCAGGAGCGGCAGACATTGTTGGTAGATTTATTGAAGAGCTTGGATTGCCACCTCTCAAGCAGCTTCTGGACAAACCTGACAACCTGACTTGTGGTCGAGACGGTGATTTTGCCCGTAGCCTTCTGGCAGCAGCACGGGAGGATGATGCCAAATGGTTGCCCCTATACTGGTATTTGGTACGTTGTCTGCGTCTGGCTGACCAGGCAGGGACGGCGGAAGGAGGGAAAAGATGA
- a CDS encoding WYL domain-containing protein, with the protein MGKDPERAFGNRNRAALGRIYRIDALVRARTFPSVARLVKELETSRRTVERELEYLRDHLNAPLEYDRTRGGYHYARDFQLPPFTLSEGEVLALFLGTKLLSQYRGTPYEKLIADAFEKICLALPETVSLDFSLVNQTISFAVERPRGDEQHLLHLQELLGRALRERCTVELDYYSASRDADTSRRVDPYHLRHHQGAWYLIAHCHLRREVRMFALDRITNLRLTAVRFTPDPDFDISAYLGDSLALERGGELEEVRIRFDSLQARYIRERQWHPSQEIEEHADGALILTLRVRGLGEVKRWVMSFGSRAEVLAPRWLREAIIGDIKKTNNIYG; encoded by the coding sequence ATGGGCAAAGACCCGGAAAGGGCCTTCGGGAACCGTAATCGCGCGGCTCTGGGGCGTATTTACCGTATCGACGCCCTGGTGCGCGCCCGCACGTTTCCCAGCGTGGCCCGGTTGGTCAAGGAATTGGAGACCAGCCGGCGCACCGTCGAGCGCGAACTGGAGTACCTGCGCGACCACCTGAACGCCCCCCTGGAGTACGACCGGACGCGGGGCGGCTACCATTACGCGCGCGACTTTCAACTGCCGCCTTTCACCCTGTCCGAAGGCGAAGTACTCGCCCTGTTTCTAGGGACCAAACTCCTTTCGCAGTACCGGGGAACGCCGTACGAAAAACTGATCGCGGACGCCTTCGAGAAAATTTGCCTGGCGCTGCCCGAAACGGTCTCCCTGGATTTCTCCCTGGTGAACCAGACCATCTCCTTCGCCGTGGAGCGGCCCCGGGGCGACGAGCAGCACTTGCTGCACCTGCAGGAACTGCTGGGCCGGGCCCTGCGCGAGCGGTGCACCGTGGAACTGGACTACTACTCCGCCAGCCGCGACGCCGACACCTCCCGCCGGGTCGACCCCTACCACCTGCGCCACCACCAGGGAGCCTGGTATCTTATCGCCCACTGCCACCTGCGGCGCGAGGTGCGCATGTTCGCTCTCGACCGGATAACGAACCTCCGGCTGACCGCTGTGCGCTTCACTCCCGATCCGGATTTCGACATCAGCGCCTACCTGGGGGACAGCCTCGCCCTCGAACGCGGCGGGGAACTGGAAGAGGTCCGCATCCGCTTCGACTCCCTCCAGGCCCGGTACATCCGCGAGCGCCAATGGCATCCCAGCCAGGAAATCGAAGAACACGCAGACGGCGCGCTCATCCTCACCCTGCGGGTGCGCGGTCTGGGCGAGGTCAAACGGTGGGTGATGAGCTTTGGCTCCCGGGCCGAGGTTTTGGCCCCTCGTTGGTTGCGGGAAGCAATAATTGGCGACATTAAGAAAACGAACAACATATACGGTTAG
- the cas6 gene encoding CRISPR system precrRNA processing endoribonuclease RAMP protein Cas6, whose amino-acid sequence MSGSAVITGRQLLQLRLRHKHAVEQEGTAMKQKPDELSGSGLSNLRIARYRVELEAGADGLLLPRYKGSTLRGGFGSVFRRICCAQRQDECHGCLLQESCPFAYVFETAPPAGAQALRNLESVPRPFVFEPPLETKQEYKPGERLSFHLVLVGKGIKFLPYFILSLDELGRVGIGKGRRPYSLRGINFVGLDGAEKPIFSASDRTVRDPGTSFTGAEIMSQTTANAANDRLQINLLTMTRLKHHDRFVTALPFHVLLRGLLRRISSLMYFHQEEELDVDFAGLIGRAERVRTLSEDTRWVDWDRYSGRHDARITLGGLVGKVTYTGDAAEFRPLLKIGEYVHVGKGAVFGMGKFRIEGAE is encoded by the coding sequence ATGAGCGGATCGGCTGTGATCACGGGCAGGCAACTCCTCCAACTGCGATTGCGCCACAAGCATGCGGTCGAACAGGAAGGAACGGCAATGAAGCAGAAGCCTGATGAACTCTCCGGTTCCGGTCTTTCCAACCTCCGCATCGCCCGCTACCGGGTTGAACTGGAAGCGGGCGCGGATGGGTTGCTTTTGCCCCGCTACAAAGGTTCCACCTTGCGGGGCGGGTTCGGAAGCGTCTTTCGCCGGATATGCTGCGCCCAAAGGCAGGACGAATGCCACGGCTGCCTGCTTCAGGAATCCTGCCCCTTTGCCTACGTGTTCGAGACCGCTCCGCCCGCCGGCGCGCAGGCCCTGCGGAACCTGGAGAGCGTCCCGCGCCCCTTTGTCTTCGAGCCGCCCCTCGAAACCAAGCAGGAATACAAACCCGGAGAGCGGCTGTCCTTTCACCTGGTGCTTGTAGGGAAGGGCATCAAGTTCCTTCCTTATTTTATCCTCAGCCTCGATGAGCTGGGCCGCGTGGGCATCGGCAAGGGCCGGCGCCCCTATTCTCTCCGCGGGATAAACTTCGTGGGTCTGGACGGGGCGGAGAAACCCATCTTCAGCGCCTCCGACCGCACCGTGCGCGATCCGGGGACATCGTTCACCGGCGCCGAAATCATGAGCCAAACCACGGCCAACGCGGCTAATGACCGTCTGCAGATAAACTTGCTGACCATGACCCGGCTCAAACACCACGACCGGTTCGTGACCGCGCTTCCGTTTCACGTCCTGCTCCGCGGACTGCTGCGCCGGATTTCATCGCTGATGTACTTCCACCAGGAAGAGGAACTGGACGTTGACTTTGCGGGCCTTATCGGGCGCGCCGAGCGAGTCCGCACCCTGTCTGAGGACACGCGCTGGGTTGACTGGGACCGGTATTCCGGCCGCCATGACGCCCGCATCACCCTGGGCGGCCTGGTCGGCAAGGTGACCTACACCGGAGATGCGGCCGAATTCCGGCCCCTGCTCAAAATCGGCGAATACGTGCACGTCGGCAAGGGCGCCGTTTTCGGCATGGGCAAATTTCGGATCGAGGGCGCGGAATGA
- a CDS encoding AbrB/MazE/SpoVT family DNA-binding domain-containing protein — protein sequence MGEVVGNVSVQKRGVVSLGLVKGRIPLEDGDVLQVMIEDGKIVLIPMKMIPAEQAWFWTAKWQEAEKQAQADLKAGRTKAFPNVDELLEDLDS from the coding sequence ATGGGCGAAGTTGTAGGTAACGTATCCGTGCAGAAACGGGGTGTGGTCAGCCTGGGATTGGTCAAGGGCCGGATTCCTCTTGAGGACGGGGACGTGCTTCAGGTAATGATTGAAGACGGCAAAATCGTGCTGATACCGATGAAAATGATTCCTGCGGAACAGGCATGGTTTTGGACTGCAAAATGGCAGGAAGCGGAGAAACAAGCGCAGGCGGACCTCAAAGCCGGTAGAACAAAGGCTTTTCCCAACGTGGATGAACTGCTGGAGGATCTGGACTCGTGA
- a CDS encoding DUF6569 family protein, with amino-acid sequence MEVAIGECLDRLHYGDPVQRENLTLVPLFFSVEVPVSYLLLEEALEQRVLQIGEVSEGGSVNEVLVRNRAEQPVLILDGEELVGAKQNRMVNATVLIPAKSEVKVPVSCVERGRWRYNAPEFQKAGVFGYASLRMQKAARVGRNLEAGEPFLADQGEIWAEIDRKQRAMDSRSDTDAIHDVYAHYEAKLHGLVGGLEPGADQDGVAAFIDGRFACLDLFASAATLKAVWGKLVKSYAMDALETAGRKEANGQADFGGVLELIRGCEYRVYPSVGQGTDIRLRGRGVVGACLLDEGGLLHLTVFGIKGSESEARMARPSRRRFTL; translated from the coding sequence ATGGAGGTCGCGATCGGTGAGTGCCTTGACCGCTTACACTACGGTGACCCGGTGCAGAGGGAGAACCTTACCCTGGTTCCCCTGTTCTTCAGCGTGGAAGTGCCCGTGTCGTACCTGCTCCTGGAGGAGGCTCTCGAACAGCGGGTACTGCAAATCGGGGAGGTCAGCGAGGGGGGCTCGGTCAACGAAGTCTTGGTGAGGAACAGGGCCGAGCAACCGGTTCTCATCCTCGACGGCGAGGAGCTGGTCGGGGCGAAGCAAAACCGGATGGTCAACGCCACGGTCCTGATCCCGGCCAAGAGCGAGGTCAAAGTGCCGGTGAGCTGCGTCGAGCGCGGGCGGTGGCGCTACAACGCCCCGGAGTTCCAAAAGGCGGGGGTGTTCGGGTATGCATCGCTTAGGATGCAGAAAGCGGCGCGCGTGGGCCGAAACCTGGAGGCCGGGGAGCCGTTCCTGGCCGACCAGGGTGAGATCTGGGCCGAGATCGACCGCAAGCAGCGCGCGATGGACTCGCGTTCGGACACCGACGCCATTCACGACGTGTACGCCCACTACGAAGCCAAGCTGCACGGCCTGGTGGGCGGCCTGGAACCGGGCGCCGACCAGGACGGCGTGGCCGCCTTCATCGACGGGCGGTTTGCCTGCCTGGACCTCTTCGCCTCTGCGGCAACGCTCAAGGCGGTGTGGGGCAAGCTCGTCAAAAGTTACGCCATGGACGCGCTCGAGACCGCGGGCCGGAAAGAGGCGAACGGTCAGGCGGACTTCGGCGGTGTACTGGAGCTGATCCGGGGCTGCGAGTACCGGGTCTACCCATCGGTGGGCCAGGGGACCGACATCCGCCTGCGGGGCAGGGGCGTGGTGGGGGCGTGCCTCCTGGACGAGGGCGGCCTTTTGCACCTGACGGTGTTCGGAATCAAGGGTTCGGAGAGCGAAGCGCGGATGGCCCGGCCGAGCAGGAGAAGGTTCACGCTCTAG
- a CDS encoding helix-turn-helix transcriptional regulator has translation MPEAKDTDFGQRIKRLREEAGITLTELAERVGVTKGYISQIESGSIKKVAANHLFDIAQVLGTDIGYLLGRRVVPEAGKASAVADELREFQERYDVPPGDIQMLASIEFRGNRPRTADGWKFIYEAIKHGGKM, from the coding sequence ATGCCCGAAGCGAAGGACACCGACTTTGGACAGCGCATCAAGAGGCTCCGGGAAGAGGCAGGTATCACCCTGACCGAACTGGCCGAGCGGGTCGGCGTCACCAAGGGTTACATCTCACAGATCGAATCCGGTTCAATTAAGAAGGTTGCGGCCAACCACCTGTTCGACATCGCCCAGGTGCTGGGCACAGACATCGGGTACCTCCTGGGCCGGAGGGTCGTTCCGGAGGCCGGGAAGGCGAGCGCCGTTGCGGACGAGCTCAGGGAGTTCCAGGAGCGGTACGACGTCCCGCCGGGGGACATTCAGATGCTGGCCAGCATCGAGTTTCGTGGCAACCGCCCGCGGACGGCCGACGGCTGGAAGTTCATCTACGAGGCGATCAAGCACGGCGGAAAGATGTGA